The DNA segment TTCTCGGTGAAAGGTTTCTCAACGACGGAGAAACCTTTGTCCCCGGTGATCCTGGACGCAACAGCCTTGTATTCCAAGCAAAACACAAATAGCTTTATGTGATTCAAAATTTAGAACATGAAGACATTCATACCTACCTCGTGGTGAAAGAGATGATTGTTTGAAAgtttagagagagagattggAATCGTGATGGATTCTTTTTGGGGTTTGAGAAATAGCTTTCTCCTAGGAACAAGGAGAGTTCCTATGAACAAATGAACAGTTTTGACTATAATTAGAAAGCAaatgtttctctctttctccatcATCTATATTTGATACTCCCTGTTCCACTGGAATTGTAGTTTTAAGAGTTTTCACATATTCTAAGAATAAAGTTACAACTCCAAATAGGATCGCttggttatttataaattatgttcggtttggttttgttttttttgtttcaagatAAATGTATTCAAATCTATGCAAtatacttatataaaaattcatataatctTTTCTGTTAATTCCGTAAATAAAACCGAGCTTACAATATCAAAATCTAGTAGAACATAAAGAGCTACCCCGCGAATCTGAACACTATCACGTGGAACCACTAAACCAAATAAACATTGTCTGAACACGGAGCTGGATCTGAATCAGGAACAGAGAATGATGATATTCATGGACCTGGAGGTCTTGGCATTGGTGGGCGTGGAAAGGCCATGCCTATGGGAGGTCTATGAGCCACATTAGCAAAATTTGTAGCGATTCTGTTTGCTGGTAATGATGCTTTTGAGGACACTGAAGGCGGGACACCCAGTCGAGCCGCTATGATCTGTGCTCTTTCATGGTATAGCCGTTGCCTCGACCTCTCTAATTGCTCTCTTACCCTCGCTGTCAAGCTTTCAGCGTCGTTGAAGATAGATAGTTTTGCTTCTAGTTTATGTAACTGCTTAGGCATACAAAAACAACatcattattatgttacaactCCTGAACAATCTATCTAAGGTGCATACAGTTAAACGATATTTTACCTGCTTCTCTATTAATGATCCAGAAAGTTGTCGGATTTGATCTTCTTCGAGCTTCGCAAGATGCTTTGCCTTTACTGCCGCAGCTGAGAGAGCAGAGATAGCTGCGCGCTTAAGCTTACCAGAGTTATGTTTGTCTTTTTTCCCTGCACAAACATTCTTCTCTTTACTTCCTTCTTTATTTAGATTTTCACCTGCAAACAATGTTTAAACAACAAACCAATAAGATATAACAGAATCATGCAATGCGGGTCCATTTTCTAATgtttgagagagagaaagacaaCCACCTGTTCCATTTTCCGGTAGAGAAGCTGATCCAATGGGCTGCTCTGCAACAGACGTGTCTGGCATACTGTGGTCATCCTCCTTAGCCTGTTCAGCCTTTTCTCCTGCTGTTTTCACCATATCTTGAGGATCCTTCTCGGACTGTAATGTATCCTTCATCTCCACATCTTTTGATGCTTCTGGCTGAGAAACATCTGCAGCTGCCTTGGAGACAGTTGCTTTAGAGGCCGCTTTATTTTCGCTAGAAAGCTTATCACCATCCTTTGAAGGTTTTTCGAGCTCCTTCCCTGAACTTTTGTCCTGCAATTTACAAATAATATCCGCTGGTTTCTCTGAATTTTTAGTTGCGGCTGCATTAATAGATACTTTTTGTCCTTCAGAATCTGGATTTCTAGCATAACTTTCAGTTAGGGAACCAGGTTGCTTTCCTTCAGAGACTGAATCCTGATTTACTTTGCCTGGATCACTATCTGTCATTTCCCTATCATCTTCTGCTTTCTGGCTTTTCTCTTCTGCATCCACACTGAAAATGTTTTGCTAGTTTCAGATTTGAGAAACAACAACCAGTATCTTCAAAATATTGAGAGAAGAACAAAAACACAGAATTGAAGAACATTATCGgatattcaaataaatatgaACCTTTTTGATTCAGTTAAGTCCTCCTTGTTTTCTGGTGGATCTTCGAGAACAAAACAATGTCTTGTGGCAAGCAACAACCCAGAATTGCTGTTAAGAGATTTGACGGAAGCTCTGGCTGAAGCAGTAGCAACGTCAGATCCCGCCAATCTCACCAGAAAAGCTGCCTATAGAAAAAAGAACCTTGCAAGATCAGAaaagagaagatgatgatgcatttatgaatttaaaaaaaaaaatctcctcTCAATCACCGTTGCAGCAAATTTTCTGTTTTACATCACAAATTCACAACTTACCAGTCCCATGACAGGATTTCCCAAATCAGCAAAGGATAAAGAAGCTTCGGGTGTGATGGGATAACCAACGTCTTCAAAAGCTTCAGTCAGAGCTTTCAGAGCAACGTTCTCATCAGCCTCATCTTTACATCTTTCATCAATGACGATTTCTACCTCAGGCGTTTTCTGGTCGGCTTCCACTTCCTTAGTTTCCTCACTCGCATCTCCAGGCTTAGAAGATTCCTGAGGAACTTTTCCTTCATTGTCATCTTCTTTTTCTGGAGCTTCCTTCACAGCTTCAACTTCAACAACAAGATTCGTATTCTctgtctctttctctttctctacaGGTGCATC comes from the Brassica rapa cultivar Chiifu-401-42 chromosome A01, CAAS_Brap_v3.01, whole genome shotgun sequence genome and includes:
- the LOC103837926 gene encoding SWI/SNF complex subunit SWI3D; amino-acid sequence: MEERRRDAGGTLASAGSSGDSPASEPTPRRRVKRKSNALGASNSSSTSSKRMLTREKAMLASFSPVHNGPLTRARQAPSNMPSATEAKPELLSAPDGEKPKEEEERNKAIREWEALEAKIEADFEGIRSRGSNVHVVPNHCGWFSWGKIHPLEERSLPSFFNGKLEGRSSDVYIEIRDWIMRKFHSDPNTQIEGKHLTELEVGDVEAKQEVMEFLDYWGLINFHPFPPPDASSSDGGERDDGVGDKESLLNSLYRFQADEASSMAAFVQKPRLTAQATTTPSGLFPDPMAAADDSLKQEGPAVEYHCNSCSADCSLKRYHCPKQADFDLCMECFDSGKFSSDMSSSDFILLEPAKDPGVGSGKWTDQETLLLLEGIEIFKENWSEIAEHVATKTKAQCMLHFLQMPIEDAFLDQTDHKDPSIKDTTDIAVSKDEKPVLNDAPVEKEKETENTNLVVEVEAVKEAPEKEDDNEGKVPQESSKPGDASEETKEVEADQKTPEVEIVIDERCKDEADENVALKALTEAFEDVGYPITPEASLSFADLGNPVMGLAAFLVRLAGSDVATASARASVKSLNSNSGLLLATRHCFVLEDPPENKEDLTESKSVDAEEKSQKAEDDREMTDSDPGKVNQDSVSEGKQPGSLTESYARNPDSEGQKVSINAAATKNSEKPADIICKLQDKSSGKELEKPSKDGDKLSSENKAASKATVSKAAADVSQPEASKDVEMKDTLQSEKDPQDMVKTAGEKAEQAKEDDHSMPDTSVAEQPIGSASLPENGTGENLNKEGSKEKNVCAGKKDKHNSGKLKRAAISALSAAAVKAKHLAKLEEDQIRQLSGSLIEKQLHKLEAKLSIFNDAESLTARVREQLERSRQRLYHERAQIIAARLGVPPSVSSKASLPANRIATNFANVAHRPPIGMAFPRPPMPRPPGP